A window from Ignavibacteriota bacterium encodes these proteins:
- a CDS encoding VWA domain-containing protein, protein MVRFVHEEYLMLLAVIPVLLALGWWMWRLRKGAAAKFAAPAMLARLAPAASTFKRPVKFGLQLLIVAVLILALADLQVGTRLEEVKQEGVEIFLVLDLSLSMKAEDIKPNRLEKAKLEIRNLIARLGGDRIGLVVFAGKAYTQFPLTTDYSAANLFLDAIDVDAVSIPGTAIGSAIEQAMASFDLKDPTTKVIVVITDGENTDGDVFEAAEAAVAKGVMIYTIGMGSPTGAPIPLMTNAGVSDFKRDRMGAVVVTKLDEASLERIALIGKGKYFRASTSQDELDAIYKDVNALQKREFGVKQFTDYEDRFQFFLAFALLLLVLELMLSENKTPWLSLGRFLRREEEVKA, encoded by the coding sequence ATGGTCCGGTTCGTCCATGAAGAATACCTGATGCTCCTGGCCGTCATTCCGGTGCTGCTTGCGCTGGGATGGTGGATGTGGCGTCTCCGGAAGGGTGCGGCCGCGAAGTTCGCGGCCCCGGCGATGCTCGCGCGGCTTGCCCCGGCGGCAAGCACGTTCAAACGTCCGGTGAAGTTCGGGCTCCAGCTTCTCATTGTCGCCGTGCTCATCCTTGCGCTCGCGGACCTGCAGGTGGGGACGCGTCTTGAAGAAGTGAAGCAGGAGGGCGTAGAGATCTTTCTGGTGCTGGATCTGTCGCTCAGCATGAAGGCCGAGGACATCAAGCCGAACCGCCTCGAGAAGGCGAAGCTGGAGATCCGCAATCTGATCGCGCGGTTGGGCGGGGACCGGATCGGGCTCGTGGTGTTCGCCGGGAAGGCGTATACGCAATTCCCCCTCACCACGGATTACAGTGCGGCGAATCTGTTCCTGGATGCGATCGACGTGGACGCGGTCTCCATCCCCGGCACCGCCATCGGTTCGGCGATCGAGCAGGCGATGGCATCGTTCGATCTCAAGGATCCGACGACGAAAGTGATCGTCGTGATCACGGACGGCGAGAACACCGATGGCGATGTCTTTGAGGCGGCCGAGGCCGCGGTGGCCAAAGGGGTGATGATCTATACCATCGGCATGGGTTCGCCCACGGGCGCACCGATCCCGTTGATGACCAATGCGGGGGTGAGTGATTTCAAACGTGACCGCATGGGTGCGGTCGTTGTGACGAAGCTGGACGAAGCGTCGCTCGAGCGCATTGCGCTGATCGGCAAGGGGAAGTATTTCCGGGCATCAACGTCGCAGGATGAACTCGATGCCATCTATAAGGATGTGAATGCGTTGCAGAAGAGGGAATTCGGCGTGAAGCAGTTCACGGACTACGAGGACCGGTTCCAGTTCTTCCTTGCGTTCGCGCTGCTCCTGCTGGTCCTGGAACTGATGTTGTCGGAGAACAAGACTCCCTGGCTGTCGCTCGGACGGTTCCTGCGGCGCGAGGAGGAGGTGAAGGCGTGA
- a CDS encoding VWA domain-containing protein → MWHPNTTFANPEFLWGLIIIPLLVSWYIRRHRRAFSDVRFSTLDAFAGVKPTWRERLRHGPMVLRMVIIAAVIVGMARPQTTSQGEDIYTEGIDIAMLLDISGSMLAEDFQPNRIKAAKAVAQEFVDGRRNDRIGLVIFAGQSFTQCPMTTDYRVLKDLLRQVEPGMVEDGTAIGMAIAQGVNRLKDGKAKSKVMILLTDGVNNRGEIDPITAAQIAQTFDIRIYTVGVGTIGEAPYPVQTPFGTRYQNVPVDVDEKTLSAIAEMTGAKYFRAKNNRALKQIYEEIDQLEKTRIEVKSYRSYTERFTPWAWLALAALLLELLVSGVILRKVP, encoded by the coding sequence ATGTGGCATCCTAACACGACGTTCGCCAACCCGGAATTCCTCTGGGGGCTGATCATCATTCCCCTGCTGGTCTCCTGGTACATCCGGCGGCACCGCCGGGCGTTCAGCGACGTGCGTTTCTCCACGCTGGATGCATTTGCGGGGGTGAAGCCGACGTGGCGGGAACGGTTGCGCCATGGACCCATGGTCCTCCGCATGGTCATCATTGCTGCCGTGATCGTGGGCATGGCCCGGCCGCAGACGACGTCGCAGGGCGAGGATATCTACACGGAAGGCATCGACATCGCCATGCTACTCGACATCAGCGGCAGTATGCTGGCCGAGGATTTCCAGCCCAACCGTATCAAGGCGGCGAAGGCCGTGGCGCAGGAATTCGTCGACGGCCGCCGGAATGACCGTATCGGGCTGGTGATCTTCGCCGGGCAGAGTTTCACGCAGTGTCCGATGACCACGGACTACCGGGTCCTGAAGGATCTGTTACGCCAGGTGGAGCCGGGCATGGTCGAGGATGGCACCGCCATCGGCATGGCCATCGCCCAGGGCGTGAACCGTCTGAAGGACGGTAAGGCGAAGAGCAAAGTGATGATCCTGCTCACCGATGGTGTGAACAACCGCGGCGAGATCGACCCGATCACGGCGGCGCAGATCGCGCAGACGTTCGACATCAGGATCTACACCGTGGGCGTCGGGACCATCGGTGAAGCGCCGTATCCGGTCCAGACGCCGTTCGGAACGCGCTATCAGAATGTGCCGGTGGACGTGGATGAGAAGACCCTGTCCGCGATCGCAGAGATGACCGGCGCGAAGTATTTCCGTGCGAAGAACAACCGCGCGTTGAAACAGATCTATGAAGAGATCGACCAGCTGGAGAAGACCCGCATCGAAGTGAAGTCGTACCGTTCGTATACCGAGCGGTTCACTCCGTGGGCATGGCTGGCGCTGGCGGCGCTGCTGCTCGAGCTCCTGGTCTCCGGGGTCATCCTCAGGAAGGTGCCGTGA
- a CDS encoding protein BatD, whose amino-acid sequence MGRTVTGLLVALVLFRAAGVAQTARFEASVDRTTVGQGEQFNYVLTLEGQFAGGGKNLQLPDMSKFHIMAGPNQSTSMQIINGSVSSSVTYAYVLQPKEMGTFTIGPASIEAGGAVLKSSPVTIQVVKAAPRQNRQQQGGDPTAGLSEELFLRAVVDRNHVMQGDQVNLVFKLYTRVSVVNYAVSKNPAMTGFWSEDVEIPKNISLTNETINGKTYRVGVLRRVALFPTQSGTLEVGPMEVQTTVQLQNPRSNDPFEAFFRDPFGRNVSYTAASEAVKVVVDPLPGGAPSDFKGAIGQFAMSTSIDKRSTRSNEPVSLKVTVSGTGNIKLLEAPALELPPDFEQYSPKVTESINRSQGRVSGSKTFEYLMIPRYPGLKVIKPVTMSYFDLKKREYVHLRSPQIDLNVEQGAAGSAPVISGVNREDVRLLSQDIRFIKMSTPVIVRPGDRLYKDPLFIILMVLPFAGLAGAWVYARQRQVVMADQAGYRNRRAMKVAQKGLREAEYLLKEKSPRKGEPSSNQRLRFYAEISKALWKYLGDKLTIPQAEFSVEGAVTVLRERGAAEELLTSLRSVLETCDMARFAPTSLELTAMQKTYDDARRVIVDVERTLRAR is encoded by the coding sequence ATGGGACGGACAGTCACCGGACTCCTTGTTGCCCTTGTGCTGTTCCGGGCTGCAGGCGTGGCGCAGACGGCGAGGTTCGAGGCCTCCGTGGACCGTACCACGGTGGGCCAGGGCGAGCAATTCAACTATGTGCTCACGCTGGAAGGGCAATTCGCCGGAGGCGGGAAGAACCTCCAGTTGCCCGACATGAGCAAGTTCCACATCATGGCCGGCCCGAACCAGTCCACAAGCATGCAGATCATCAACGGGTCCGTGTCGTCCTCGGTCACGTATGCGTACGTCCTGCAGCCGAAGGAGATGGGCACGTTCACCATCGGGCCTGCGTCGATCGAAGCCGGCGGCGCCGTGCTCAAGAGTTCACCCGTCACCATCCAGGTCGTGAAGGCCGCTCCGCGTCAGAACCGTCAGCAGCAGGGCGGCGATCCCACGGCGGGGCTTTCGGAGGAGTTGTTCCTGCGTGCGGTGGTGGACCGCAATCATGTGATGCAGGGGGACCAGGTGAACCTGGTCTTCAAGCTGTACACCCGTGTATCGGTCGTGAATTATGCCGTGTCCAAGAATCCGGCGATGACGGGATTCTGGAGCGAGGATGTCGAGATCCCCAAGAACATCAGTTTGACCAACGAGACCATCAACGGCAAGACGTACCGCGTGGGTGTTCTGAGGCGCGTGGCGTTGTTTCCCACGCAGTCGGGGACGCTCGAAGTGGGGCCGATGGAAGTGCAGACGACCGTGCAGTTGCAGAACCCGCGATCGAATGATCCGTTCGAGGCCTTCTTCCGTGATCCGTTCGGGCGCAACGTCAGCTACACCGCGGCGAGCGAAGCGGTGAAGGTGGTGGTCGACCCCCTCCCCGGGGGTGCACCGTCCGACTTCAAGGGTGCCATCGGTCAATTTGCGATGAGTACCAGCATCGACAAGAGATCGACCCGTTCGAATGAGCCGGTGAGCCTGAAGGTAACGGTGTCCGGAACGGGGAATATCAAGCTGCTCGAGGCGCCGGCGTTGGAGTTGCCGCCGGATTTCGAGCAGTACAGCCCGAAGGTCACCGAATCGATCAACCGTTCGCAGGGTCGCGTCAGCGGCAGCAAGACCTTTGAGTACCTGATGATCCCGCGCTATCCGGGGTTGAAGGTCATCAAGCCGGTCACGATGTCCTACTTCGATCTCAAGAAGCGTGAGTACGTCCATCTCCGTTCACCGCAGATCGACCTGAATGTCGAGCAGGGCGCAGCCGGGAGTGCCCCGGTGATCTCGGGGGTGAACCGGGAGGATGTGCGGCTGCTGAGTCAGGATATCCGATTCATCAAGATGAGTACGCCGGTGATCGTGCGGCCGGGCGACCGGTTGTATAAAGATCCCCTGTTCATCATCCTGATGGTGCTGCCATTCGCCGGCCTTGCTGGTGCCTGGGTGTACGCACGGCAGCGGCAGGTGGTGATGGCCGATCAGGCCGGGTACCGGAACCGTCGTGCGATGAAGGTGGCACAGAAGGGTTTGCGCGAGGCGGAGTACTTGTTGAAGGAGAAGTCGCCGCGCAAGGGAGAACCGTCGTCCAACCAGCGCCTGCGTTTCTACGCGGAAATATCGAAGGCTCTCTGGAAGTACCTTGGCGACAAGCTGACCATTCCGCAGGCCGAGTTCTCCGTGGAGGGCGCCGTCACCGTTCTCCGTGAGCGTGGTGCGGCGGAAGAATTGCTGACGTCGTTGCGATCCGTGCTGGAGACGTGCGACATGGCGAGGTTCGCGCCGACGAGCCTCGAGTTGACGGCGATGCAGAAGACCTATGACGATGCCCGGCGGGTGATCGTGGATGTTGAACGGACACTGAGGGCACGATGA
- a CDS encoding tetratricopeptide repeat protein has translation MTRGHVLVLLCLALCALPVRAQSVRSLVNGGNDFYHDQRFPDAEIKYRKALEQDQQLVQGHFNLGNSLYRQGKYDEAVRAYDAARQVATESQTRANASYNIGNAWMKAQQPQKAIQAYVDGLKLNPDDQEAKYNLSAALRMLQQQQQQQQQQNKQNKDKQQNKDKHNQQQQQQNKDQQDQQKQQQQQQDQKQDQQQQRQPQQQEKQISKADAERILDVLKNNERDIQKKRQAKPAGRARTDRDW, from the coding sequence GTGACACGAGGACATGTGCTGGTGCTTCTCTGTCTGGCGTTGTGTGCCCTGCCGGTGCGGGCGCAATCGGTCCGTTCGCTGGTGAACGGCGGCAATGACTTCTATCATGATCAGCGTTTTCCGGACGCCGAGATCAAGTACCGCAAGGCACTCGAACAGGATCAACAGCTCGTGCAGGGCCATTTCAATCTTGGCAACTCCCTGTACCGCCAGGGGAAGTACGATGAAGCCGTGAGAGCGTATGATGCGGCGCGTCAGGTGGCGACCGAAAGTCAGACCCGTGCGAATGCCTCCTACAACATCGGCAACGCCTGGATGAAGGCGCAGCAGCCGCAGAAGGCCATCCAGGCGTATGTGGATGGGCTCAAGCTGAACCCCGACGACCAGGAGGCGAAATACAATCTGTCCGCTGCGCTCCGCATGCTTCAACAGCAGCAGCAACAACAGCAACAACAGAACAAGCAGAACAAAGACAAGCAGCAGAACAAGGACAAACACAATCAGCAGCAACAGCAGCAGAACAAGGATCAGCAGGACCAGCAGAAGCAGCAACAACAGCAGCAGGACCAGAAACAGGACCAGCAGCAACAGCGTCAGCCGCAGCAGCAGGAGAAGCAGATCTCGAAAGCCGACGCCGAACGCATACTTGACGTGCTGAAGAACAATGAACGCGACATCCAGAAGAAACGCCAGGCCAAACCTGCGGGCCGTGCGCGCACAGACAGGGACTGGTAA